From a region of the Nothobranchius furzeri strain GRZ-AD chromosome 12, NfurGRZ-RIMD1, whole genome shotgun sequence genome:
- the pick1 gene encoding PRKCA-binding protein — protein MFTDMDYDLEEDKLGIPTVPGTVTLKKDANNLIGISIGGGAQYCPCLYIVQVFDNTPAALDGTLAAGDEITGVNGKTVKGKTKVEVAKMIQTVQGEAVIHYNKLQADPKQGKSLDIVLKKVKHRLVENMSSGTADALGLSRAILCNDGLVKRLEELEKTAELYKGLMEHTKRLLRAFFELSQTHRAFGDVFSIIGVREPQAAASEAFVKFADAHRSIEKYGIQLLKTIKPMLHDLNTYLHKAIPDTKLTIRKYLDVKFEYLSYCLKVKEMDDEEYSSIAMGEPLYRVSTGNYEYRLVLRCRQEARARFAKMRKDVLEKIELLDQKHVQDIVFQLQRFVSGMSHYYDDCYAILKEADVFPIEVDLSRTAFNYSSQSLSYTDEEEEEGGGGRGEEGGSNQVENGTAKLIDDE, from the exons ATGTTCACAGACATGGACTATGATTTGGAGGAGGACAAACT CGGGATCCCAACGGTACCCGGCACTGTGACCCTGAAGAAAGATGCAAACAATCTTATCGGCATCAGCATTGGTGGTGGAGCACAGTACTGTCCCTGCCTCTACATCGTTCAG GTCTTTGATAACACGCCGGCAGCTCTCGACGGGACGCTGGCAGCAGGTGATGAAATCACAGGTGTGAATGGGAAAACGgtgaaaggaaaaacaaaagtgGAGGTGGCCAAGATGATTCAAACGGTCCAG gggGAGGCGGTGATCCACTACAACAAGCTGCAGGCTGACCCCAAACAGGGAAAGTCTCTAGATATCG TGCTGAAAAAGGTGAAGCACCGCCTGGTGGAGAACATGAGCTCAGGCACAGCTGATGCTCTCGGACTCAGCAGAGCCATTCTGTGTAACG ATGGGTTGGTCAAACGACTGGAAGAGCTGGAGAAAACAGCCGAGCTTTATAAAG GCCTGATGGAGCACACCAAGAGGCTGCTCAGAGCTTTCTTTGAGCTCTCCCAAACTCACAGAG CGTTTGGAGACGTGTTTTCCATCATCGGGGTGAGAGAGCCTCAGGCTGCAGCCAGCGAGGCGTTTGTCAAGTTCGCCGATGCTCACAGGAGCATTGAGAAATATGGAATTCAGCTCTTGAAGACCATCAAGCCC ATGCTCCATGACTTGAACACATACCTCCACAAGGCCATACCCGACACCAAGCTCACCATCCGCAAGTACCTGGATGTAAAGTTTGAGTACCTG TCTTACTGCCTGAAGGTGAAGGAGATGGATGATGAGGAATACAGCAGTATT GCCATGGGAGAACCGCTATACCGGGTCAGCACCGGCAACTACGAGTACCGTTTGGTGCTGAGGTGTCGACAAGAGGCCCGCGCTCGCTTTGCCAAAATGAGGAAGGATGTTCTGGAGAAGATCGAGCTGCTGGATCAGAAACACG TTCAGGACATCGTGTTCCAGCTGCAGCGCTTCGTCTCCGGCATGTCGCATTACTACGACGATTGCTACGCCATCCTCAAGGAGGCGGACGTGTTCCCCATCGAGGTGGACCTGTCCCGCACCGCGTTCAACTACAGCAGCCAGTCCTTATCCTACACagacgaggaggaagaggaaggaggaggaggaagaggagaggagggaggaagCAATCAAGTAGAAAACGGCACGGCGAAGCTGATCGACgatgaatga
- the LOC107376309 gene encoding galectin-1, which yields MSMQLELKNTDLRTGDKLKIKGEILHDAERFQIDLGVDSDDLALHFNPRFHDDADGAVLVCNSKIDGCWGDEKREIDNPLQRGSDVKIELKLSGDVFEVELPDGKEVQFPNRVGMDVITYVRVMGDFKLTSFKIC from the exons aTGAGTATG CAACTTGAACTGAAGAACACGGACCTGAGAACAGGCGACAAGCTGAAAATAAAGGGAGAGATTCTGCACGATGCTGAGAG ATTCCAGATCGACCTTGGCGTTGACTCAGATGACCTGGCGTTGCACTTTAACCCCCGTTTCCATGACGATGCAGACGGAGCTGTCCTTGTGTGCAACTCAAAGATTGATGGCTGTTGGGGCGACGAGAAACGGGAGATAGACAACCCTCTACAGAGGGGCAGTGATGTAAAG ATTGAGCTGAAACTGTCTGGAGACGTGTTTGAGGTGGAACTTCCTGATGGAAAGGAAGTCCAGTTTCCCAACCGTGTCGGGATGGACGTCATCACGTACGTCCGAGTGATGGGAGATTTCAAACTGACCAGCTTCAAGATCTGCTAA